A genomic segment from Bubalus bubalis isolate 160015118507 breed Murrah chromosome 5, NDDB_SH_1, whole genome shotgun sequence encodes:
- the LRFN4 gene encoding leucine-rich repeat and fibronectin type-III domain-containing protein 4 — protein sequence MAPPLLLLLLASGAAACPLPCICQNLSESLSTLCAHRGLLFVPPNVDRRTVELRLADNFIQALGPPDFRNMTGLVDLTLSRNAITRIGARAFGDLESLRSLHLDGNRLAELGAGSLRGPANLQHLILSGNQLGRIAPGAFDDFLGSLEDLDLSYNNLRQVPWAGIGAMPALHTLNLDHNLIDALPPGAFAQLSQLSRLDLTSNRLATLAPDPLFSRGRHAEASPAPLVLSFSGNPLHCNCELLWLRRLARPDDLETCASPPGLAGRYFWTVPEGEFSCEPPLIARHTQRLWVLEGQRATLRCRALGDPAPTMHWVGPDDRLVGNSSRARAFPNGTLEIGVTGSGDAGAYTCIATNPAGEATARVELRVLALPHGGNGSTEGGRPGPSDIAASARTAAEGEGTPESEPAVQVTEVTATSGLVSWGPGRPADPVWMFQLQYNSSEDETLIYRIVPASSHHFLLKHLVPGADYDLCLLALSPAAGPSDLTATRLLGCAHFATLPATPLCHALQAHVLGGTLTVAVGGVLVAALLVFTVALLVRGRGAGNGRLPLKLSHVQSQTNGGPSPTPKAHPPRSPPPRPQRSCSLDLGDSGGCYGYARRLGGAWARRSHSVHGGLLGAGGRGTGGSAERLEESVV from the exons ATGGCCCCGccgctcctgctgctgctgctggccagTGGAGCGGCTGCCTGCCCACTGCCCTGCATCTGCCAGAACCTGTCGGAGTCGCTCAGCACCCTCTGTGCCCACCGAGGCCTGCTGTTTGTGCCGCCCAACGTGGACCGGCGCACGGTGGAGCTGCGGCTGGCTGACAACTTCATCCAGGCCCTGGGACCGCCGGACTTCCGCAACATGACCGGGCTGGTGGACCTGACGCTGTCCCGCAACGCCATCACCCGCATCGGGGCCCGCGCCTTCGGGGACCTGGAGAGCCTGCGCTCCCTGCACCTGGACGGCAACAGACTGGCGGAGCTGGGCGCGGGCAGCCTGCGGGGCCCCGCCAACCTGCAGCACCTCATCCTCAGCGGCAACCAGCTGGGCCGCATCGCACCGGGAGCCTTCGACGACTTCCTGGGCAGCTTGGAGGACCTGGACCTGTCCTACAACAACCTGCGGCAGGTGCCCTGGGCCGGCATCGGCGCCATGCCTGCCCTGCACACCCTCAACCTGGATCACAACCTCATCGACGCACTGCCCCCGGGCGCCTTCGCCCAGCTCAGCCAGCTCTCCCGCCTTGACCTCACCTCCAACCGCCTGGCCACGCTGGCACCCGACCCGCTCTTCTCCCGGGGCCGCCACGCTGAGGCCTCGCCCGCGCCGCTGGTGCTGAGCTTCAGCGGGAACCCCCTGCACTGCAACTGCGAGCTGCTTTGGCTGCGACGGCTGGCGCGGCCCGACGACCTGGAGACCTGCGCCTCCCCGCCCGGCCTGGCTGGCCGCTACTTCTGGACGGTGCCCGAGGGCGAGTTCTCCTGTGAGCCGCCCCTCATCGCCCGCCACACGCAGCGCCTCTGGGTGCTGGAGGGCCAGCGGGCCACGCTGCGGTGCCGGGCCCTCGGCGACCCGGCGCCCACCATGCACTGGGTTGGCCCCGATGACCGGCTGGTGGGCAACTCCTCCCGAGCCCGGGCTTTTCCCAACGGGACCCTGGAGATCGGGGTGACGGGCTCCGGGGACGCGGGGGCCTACACCTGCATTGCTACCAACCCGGCCGGCGAGGCCACGGCCCGCGTCGAACTGCGGGTGCTGGCTCTGCCCCATGGGGGGAACGGCAGCACCGAGGGGGGCCGCCCAGGGCCCTCGGACATCGCGGCCTCAGCCCGCACGGCCGCGGAGGGCGAGGGCACGCCCGAGTCAGAGCCGGCCGTGCAGGTGACAGAGGTGACCGCCACCTCGGGGCTGGTGAGCTGGGGGCCGGGGCGGCCAGCGGACCCCGTGTGGATGTTCCAGCTCCAGTACAACAGCAGCGAGGACGAGACCCTCATCTACCG GATCGTCCCGGCCTCCAGCCATCACTTCCTGCTGAAGCACCTGGTCCCGGGTGCCGACTACGACCTCTGTCTGCTGGCGCTGTCACCCGCCGCTGGGCCCTCTGACCTCACTGCCACCCGGCTGCTGGGCTGTGCCCACTTCGCCACGCTGCCAGCCACACCCCTGTGCCACGCCCTGCAGGCCCACGTGCTGGGCGGGACCCTGACTGTGGCCGTGGGGGGCGTGCTGGTGGCTGCCTTACTGGTCTTCACTGTGGCCTTGCTGGTTCGGGGCCGGGGGGCCGGGAACGGCCGTCTCCCCCTCAAGCTCAGCCATGTGCAGTCGCAGACCAACGGAGGCCCCAGCCCCACACCCAAGGCGCACCCCCCACGCAGCCCACCGCCTCGCCCCCAGCGCAGCTGCTCCCTGGACCTGGGGGACAGCGGCGGGTGCTATGGTTATGCCAGGCGCCTCGGAGGGGCCTGGGCCCGACGGAGCCACTCTGTGCACGGGGGGCTGCtcggggccgggggccgggggaCGGGGGGCAGCGCCGAGCGGCTGGAGGAGAGCGTGGTCTGA